In the genome of Hymenobacter cellulosivorans, one region contains:
- a CDS encoding NAD-dependent epimerase/dehydratase family protein — protein MKIKAILTGATGMVGEGVLHEALNHPDVEQVLSISRRPSGVTHPKLREIIQADFHDLTPIQDQLTGYNACFFCLGVSSVGMKQPEYQRLTYDLTLHFAQTLLPHNPELTFCYVSGAGTDSTAHGRSMWARVKGRTENDLLALGFKSAYMFRPGFLKATPGQQHVLSYYKYFGWLYPVLRTLTPRYVSTLAELGQAMLNVVRLGYPKPVLEVPDIVALAKK, from the coding sequence ATGAAGATCAAAGCAATTCTGACCGGGGCCACCGGCATGGTGGGCGAGGGCGTGCTACACGAAGCCCTGAACCATCCCGACGTGGAGCAAGTGCTCAGCATCAGCCGCCGGCCCTCGGGCGTGACTCACCCTAAGCTGCGCGAAATCATCCAAGCCGACTTCCACGACCTGACCCCGATTCAGGACCAGCTCACGGGCTACAACGCCTGCTTTTTCTGCCTGGGCGTGTCGTCGGTGGGCATGAAGCAGCCCGAGTACCAGCGCCTGACCTACGATTTGACCCTGCACTTCGCCCAAACCCTGCTGCCCCACAACCCCGAGCTGACGTTCTGTTACGTCTCGGGCGCGGGCACCGACAGCACCGCCCACGGCCGCAGCATGTGGGCCCGGGTAAAAGGGCGTACCGAAAACGACCTGCTGGCGCTGGGCTTTAAAAGCGCCTACATGTTCCGGCCGGGCTTTCTGAAGGCCACGCCGGGGCAGCAGCACGTATTGTCCTACTACAAATACTTTGGCTGGCTCTATCCAGTGCTGCGGACTCTCACGCCCCGCTACGTTTCCACGCTGGCCGAGCTAGGCCAGGCCATGCTCAACGTGGTGCGCTTGGGCTACCCGAAGCCCGTGCTGGAAGTACCCGACATTGTAGCCCTGGCGAAGAAATAG